A genomic region of Oryza glaberrima chromosome 1, OglaRS2, whole genome shotgun sequence contains the following coding sequences:
- the LOC127777989 gene encoding uncharacterized protein LOC127777989 isoform X1, producing MFSCDMASRWRELHGSGHWDGLLDPLDVDLRRCLITYGEMIMATYEAFIGEHRSPNAGMCRYRRADLFRRVDVSHPGWYAATRYIYATANADVHGKVLLRPLCREGRATECNWMGYVAVATDEGAAALGRRDIVVAWRGTQRALEWVADLKLAPASAAGILGPEGADGTDPSVHRGYLSLYTSEDQCSELNKRSARMQVCAPRPAPSLTLLWLYCTSTTSSVLQCIDRDSEADGQIQGRGDQHHRHRPQPGRHPGHPERRRHRRQLVQHVQPQPVRRDPRPGHRRGVRQPAHGRPQLPRRLPPAPGPPDAPRPQPAGPHPALPAGGLRRRRRGAADRHAAVAVPQAPRQRVAVARPRVPPARRRRVARRPPWVRAGGRPGRGAGEQVRRLPGGRVPRARAMEGAPQQEHGEGSRREVGVARPRA from the exons ATGTTCTCCTGCGACATGGCGAGCCGGTGGAGGGAGCTGCACGGCAGCGGCCACTGGGACGGCCTGCTCGACCCGCTGGACGTCGacctccgccgctgcctcaTCACCTACGGCGAGATGATCATGGCCACGTACGAGGCGTTCATCGGCGAGCACCGTTCCCCGAACGCCGGCATGTGCAGGTACCGCCGCGCCGACCTGTTCCGGCGCGTCGACGTGTCCCATCCGGGCTGGTACGCGGCCACACGGTACATCTACGCCACGGCCAACGCCGACGTGCACGGCAAGGTGCTGCTCCGGCCGCTGTGCCGGGAGGGACGCGCCACGGAGTGCAACTGGATGGGGTACGTCGCCGTGGCCACggacgagggcgccgccgcgctcgggCGGCGCGACATCGTGGTGGCGTGGCGCGGCACGCAGCGCGCGCTGGAGTGGGTGGCCGACCTCAAGCTCGCGCCCGCATCGGCGGCCGGGATCCTCGGCCCGGAGGGCGCCGACGGGACCGACCCGTCGGTGCACCGCGGCTACCTGTCGCTGTACACCTCGGAGGACCAATGCTCGGAGCTGAACAAGCGGAGCGCCAGGATGCAGGTGTGCGCGCCCCGCCCTGCTCCCTCCTTGACACTCTTGTGGTTGTACTGTACcagtactacttcctccgttttacaat GTATTGACAGAGATAGCGAGGCTGATGGACAAATACAAGGACGAGGAGACCAGCATCACCGTCATCGGCCACAGCCTGGGCGCCACCCTGGCCACCCTGAacgccgccgacatcgccgccaaCTCGTACAACACGTCCAGCCTCAGCCCGTCCGGCGAGACCCGCGCCCCGGTCACCGCCGTGGTGTTCGGCAGCCCGCGCACGGGCGACCGCAGCTTCCGCGACGCCTTCCACCGGCTCCGGGACCTCCGGATGCTCCGCGTCCGCAACCGGCCGGACCGCATCCCGCACTACCCGCCGGTGGGCTACGCCGACGTCGGCGTGGAGCTGCTGATCGACACGCGGCTGTCGCCGTTCCTCAGGCGCCACGGCAGCGAGTCGCAGTCGCACGACCTCGAGTGCCACCTGCACGGCGTCGCCGGGTGGCACGGCGACCACCGTGGGTTCGAGCTGGTGGTCGACCGGGACGTGGCGCTGGTGAACAAGTTCGACGACTGCCTGGCGGACGAGTACCCCGTGCCCGTGCGATGGAAGGTGCACCACAACAAGAGCATGGTGAAGGGTCCCGACGGGAGGTGGGTGTTGCAAGACCACGAGcctga
- the LOC127778022 gene encoding GDSL esterase/lipase At1g28600-like, giving the protein MSLMRGGFGFSPAVAALYCAALVVAGGLGSRPVLGCYSRIFSFGDSLTDTGNYVRLTAGRKPSSPYGAPPYGRTFFGRPTGRASDGRLVIDFIAQEFGLANVTAIQVGAGPADFPHGANFAIISSTANNASFFARKGLDITPFSLDTQMFWFRTHLQQLNGGGGGGGNILSDALVALGEIGGNDYNFAFNKGVPRETVRAFVPAVVDKLAAAVEELIGMGARAFVVPGNLPFGCAPLYLNRFRGAAASEYDARTGCLAWFNKFAEYHNRVLTARLDDLRRLHPDVTIVYADWYGAMTSIFQAPGKLGFTNALGSCCGNQSVPCGKAGCTVCEDPSTYVSWDGTHPTEAVYKLIADGVLHGPHASPVPLAKTCPPT; this is encoded by the exons ATGTCGCTCATGCGAGGCGGTTTCGGTTTCTCCCCGGCGGTTGCGGCGCTGTACTGCGCTGCTCtcgtggtggccggcggcctcGGGAGCCGGCCGGTGCTCGGCTGCTACTCGCGCATCTTCAGCTTCGGCGACTCGCTGACGGACACCGGCAACTACGTCCGACTGACGGCCGGCAGGAAGCCCAGCAGCCCCTACGGCGCGCCGCCGTACGGGAGGACCTTCTTCGGCCGCCCCACCGGCCGGGCCAGCGACGGCCGCCTCGTCATTGACTTCATCG CGCAAGAGTTCGGGCTGGCCAACGTGACGGCCATTCAGGTGGGTGCCGGGCCGGCCGACTTCCCGCACGGCGCCAACTTCGCCATCATCTCCTCCACCGCGAACAACGCCTCCTTCTTCGCCCGCAAGGGCCTGGACATCACCCCCTTCTCCCTCGACACCCAGATGTTCTGGTTCCGCACCCACCTGCAGCAGCTGAACG gcggcggtggcggcggcggcaacatcCTGAGCGACGCGCTGGTGGCGCTGGGCGAGATCGGCGGGAACGACTACAACTTCGCGTTCAACAAGGGGGTGCCGCGCGAGACGGTGCGCGCGTTCGTGCCGGCGGTGGTGGACAagctggcggcggccgtggaggaGCTGATCGGGATGGGGGCGAGGGCGTTCGTGGTGCCCGGGAACCTGCCGTTCGGGTGCGCGCCGCTGTACCTCAACCGGTtcaggggcgccgccgccagcgagtACGACGCCCGGACGGGGTGCCTGGCCTGGTTCAACAAGTTCGCCGAGTACCACAACCGGGTTCTCACCGCGCGGCTCGACGACCTCCGCCGGCTGCACCCGGACGTCACCATCGTGTACGCCGACTGGTACGGCGCCATGACGAGCATCTTCCAGGCCCCAGGAAAACTAG GATTCACAAACGCGCTGGGGTCTTGCTGCGGGAACCAGAGCGTGCCGTGCGGCAAGGCAGGGTGCACCGTGTGCGAGGACCCATCGACGTACGTCTCGTGGGACGGGACGCACCCAACGGAGGCGGTGTACAAGCTAATCGCCGACGGGGTGCTCCACGGCCCGCACGCCTCCCCTGTCCCTCTCGCCAAGACCTGCCCGCCCACCTGA
- the LOC127777982 gene encoding putative pentatricopeptide repeat-containing protein At5g52630, which produces MPPPWPPAAPPPACARSLADLLVALSAARALPKGQQLHGHLLKAGHLPATASSHAPIAHHLLTFYARCALPGDSLCAFLDLPAPPSPAAWSSLISSFSQNGLPAAAFDAFRRMLAAGVPATDRNIPSAAKAVAAAEDSSRPPLAPHALHGLSAKTPFAGDVFVGSSVLDMYAKCGHLADARRLFDEMPERNVVSWSALICGYADAGMHSAAMEIFRLALEEAVPVNDFTVSCILRVCAAATLFELGAQVHARSIKTALNASPFVGSSLISLYSKCGLVECAYQVFGEAPERNLGIWNAGLNASAQHGHTTAAFQRFMDMQNAGFRPNSITFLSLITACSHAGLVDEGKRYFSLMKEYRIEPQAEHYAAMVDLLGRVGRISEALGLIESMPMEPPEYVWGALLMACRMFKDADTAAIAAKRLFETGSRSSGAHMLLSSTYAAAGRHMDAALVRKAMRDAGVRKETGLSWLEAAGEVHTFVSNCRRHPRSNEIYNVLEKVGEKMEAAGYVADTSAVVKDVDKDEKQATMRYHSERLAIGLGLLIVPEGVPIRVMKNLRVCDDCHNAVKYLSKCTGRIVILRDNRRFHRFEDGVCSCGDFW; this is translated from the coding sequence ATGcccccgccgtggccgccggccgcgccgccgccggcctgcgcgcgctcgctcgctgacctcctcgtcgcgctctccgccgcccgcgcgctccCCAAGGGGCAGCAGCTCCACGGGCATCTCCTCAAGGCAGGCCAcctccccgccaccgcctcctcccacgcGCCCATCGCCCACCACCTCCTCACCTTCTACGCCCGCTGCGCGCTCCCCGGCGACTCCCTCTGCGCCTTCCTCGacctccccgcgccgccatccCCGGCCGCGTGGTCCTCCCTCATATCCTCCTTCTCACAGAacggcctccccgccgccgcgttcgaCGCCTTCCGCCGCATGCTCGCGGCCGGCGTCCCCGCCACCGACCGCAACATTCCCTCCGCCGCCAAGGCGGTCGCAGCCGCGGAAGACTCCTCGCGCCCGCCTCTTGCCCCGCACGCGCTCCATGGACTCTCCGCCAAGACACCGTTCGCCGGCGACGTGTTTGTCGGGTCGTCGGTGCTTGACATGTATGCCAAGTGCGGGCACCTTGCCGACGCCCGCCGGCTATTCGATGAAATGCCGGAGCGGAATGTCGTCTCCTGGTCTGCTCTCATATGTGGGTACGCTGATGCTGGGATGCATTCCGCGGCGATGGAGATCTTCCGCTTAGCACTTGAGGAGGCAGTGCCGGTTAATGACTTCACAGTTTCGTGCATTCTTCGCGTGTGTGCTGCAGCAACACTCTTTGAGCTTGGTGCTCAGGTGCACGCCCGATCTATAAAGACAGCTCTAAATGCATCACCGTTTGTGGGTAGCTCGCTTATTTCTCTTTACTCAAAATGTGGCCTTGTGGAGTGTGCATACCAGGTGTTTGGTGAAGCACCTGAGAGAAACCTTGGAATTTGGAATGCGGGGCTCAATGCATCTGCTCAGCATGGTCATACTACTGCAGCATTTCAACGGTTTATGGATATGCAAAATGCTGGATTTCGTCCCAACTCCATCACGTTCCTGTCTTTGATCACTGCTTGTAGCCATGCTGGTCTTGTTGATGAGGGAAAGAGATATTTTTCCCTCATGAAAGAGTACAGAATTGAGCCGCAGGCTGAGCATTATGCTGCAATGGTTGACCTACTTGGCCGTGTAGGACGTATAAGTGAAGCACTAGGCCTTATTGAGTCAATGCCCATGGAGCCACCTGAGTATGTCTGGGGTGCACTCCTTATGGCATGTCGCATGTTTAAGGATGCTGACACTGCAGCAATTGCTGCAAAGAGGTTGTTTGAGACAGGGTCACGAAGCTCTGGTGCACATATGCTCTTGTCAAGCACGTATGCAGCTGCAGGAAGGCATATGGATGCAGCACTTGTGAGGAAAGCAATGCGTGATGCAGGTGTACGTAAAGAGACTGGACTAAGCTGGCTGGAAGCTGCAGGGGAGGTACATACCTTTGTGTCAAATTGCAGGAGACATCCAAGAAGCAACGAAATTTACAATGTGCTGGAGAAAGTTGGTGAGAAGATGGAGGCAGCTGGTTATGTAGCAGATACAAGTGCAGTGGTTAAGGATGTGGACAAGGATGAGAAGCAGGCAACAATGAGGTATCATAGTGAAAGGCTAGCAATAGGTTTGGGGCTTCTGATTGTTCCAGAAGGTGTACCAATACGAGTTATGAAGAACCTGCGAGTTTGTGATGACTGCCACAATGCAGTTAAGTATCTCAGTAAGTGTACAGGAAGGATTGTAATTCTCAGGGATAACCGTCGGTTTCACCGGTTTGAGGATGGGGTATGCTCTTGTGGGGATTTCTGGTGA
- the LOC127778012 gene encoding phospholipase A1-II 1 yields the protein MSSLRGLGNIARRWRELNGVSYWKGLLDPLDVDLRNNIINYGELSQAAYTGLNRERRSRYAGSCLFSRKDFLSRVDVSNPNLYVITKFIYAMCTVSLPDAFMIKSWSKAAWSKQSNWMGFVAVATDEGKEVLGRRDVVVAWRGTIRMVEWMDDLDISLVPASEIVRPGSADDPCVHGGWLSVYTSADPESQYNKQSARYQVLNEIKRLQDMYEHEETSITITGHSLGAALATINATDIVSNGYNKSCPVSAFVFGSPRVGNPDFQKAFDSAPDLRLLRIRNSPDVVPNWPKLGYSDAGTELMIDTGESPYLKAPGNPLTWHDMECYMHGVAGTQGSNGGFKLEIDRDIALVNKHEDALKNEYAIPSSWWVVQNKGMVKGTDGRWHLADHEDDD from the exons ATGAGCTCCCTAAGAGGGCTTGGAAATATCGCCAGAAGATGGAGAGAGCTCAATGGTGTGAGTTACTGGAAGGGGTTACTTGATCCTCTTGACGTTGATCTCCGCAATAACATCATCAACTATGGTGAGCTTTCTCAGGCAGCCTACACGGGGTTAAACAGAGAGAGAAGATCAAGGTACGCTGGGTCTTGCCTCTTCAGTCGCAAGGACTTCCTCAGCAGGGTGGATGTATCAAACCCAAATCTGTATGTCATTACAAAGTTCATATATGCAATGTGTACTGTCAGTTTGCCTGATGCATTCATGATAAAGTCATGGTCGAAGGCTGCATGGAGCAAGCAGTCAAATTGGATGGGGTTTGTTGCGGTGGCCACAGATGAAGGTAAAGAAGTGCTTGGGAGACGGGATGTGGTGGTGGCATGGCGTGGAACAATACGGATGGTAGAATGGATGGATGACCTTGATATTTCCTTGGTACCTGCTTCAGAAATAGTACGGCCAGGCAGTGCTGATGACCCTTGTGTGCATGGGGGGTGGCTGTCTGTGTACACGAGTGCCGATCCAGAATCTCAGTACAATAAGCAGAGTGCAAGATATCAG GTCTTGAATGAGATCAAACGGCTCCAGGATATGTACGAGCATGAGGAGACTAGCATCACCATAACAGGCCACAGCCTTGGGGCTGCACTTGCCACCATCAATGCCACTGACATTGTCTCCAATGGTTACAACAAGAGCTGTCCAGTGTCTGCCTTCGTCTTCGGTAGCCCAAGAGTGGGCAACCCTGATTTTCAGAAAGCGTTCGACAGTGCTCCAGATTTGAGATTGCTCCGCATTCGAAACTCTCCTGATGTGGTTCCAAACTGGCCAAAACTAGGATACAGCGATGCTGGCACAGAGCTGATGATCGATACAGGGGAGTCACCATACCTGAAGGCCCCTGGGAATCCCCTAACGTGGCATGACATGGAGTGCTACATGCATGGGGTTGCCGGGACGCAGGGGAGCAACGGAGGGTTCAAGCTGGAGATTGATCGAGACATTGCTTTGGTTAACAAACACGAAGACGCACTGAAGAATGAGTATGCAATTCCATCGTCTTGGTGGGTGGTGCAGAACAAAGGTATGGTGAAAGGCACGGATGGTCGGTGGCATTTGGCCGACCATGAGGATGATGACTGA
- the LOC127759943 gene encoding acyl-CoA--sterol O-acyltransferase 1-like produces MQTLDKPTMASELRAMAWTVLLVPACAWYARSACRRLRPGLPRLAALAPTFPVFVYLPCLFNSLHFRLFSTFFHTWLAINKLVLLALGIRPLHPSLPLVPFVLCASLPIKLRLSQQPPAAKRSPSSPPPPPLADFLRPCARSFFFLSCLFVAYPHTGWLPVYAVHFLYCVQVFLTLDLVLSSVALASATVLGAGLERQFSTPLAVASLNDFWGRQWNLMAVDLLRASAYEPVRARWGRDAGVLAAFLMSGLLHELLYLYLTLRRPRGEMVLFFMLHGVSQIAERWARAAGLWRPPKVAAYLLVSAFMVVTISELFFGPFMRAGADVRLMEEAAAMLQLIMGVSRRLLRPFGVVLSL; encoded by the coding sequence ATGCAAACGCTCGACAAGCCGACGATGGCGTCGGAGCTGAGGGCGATGGCATGGACGGTGCTGCTCGTCCCGGCGTGCGCGTGGTACGCGCGCTCGGCCTGCCGCCGCCTACGGCCAGGACtgccccgcctcgccgcgctcgccccgACGTTCCCCGTCTTCGTCTACCTGCCGTGCCTGTTCAACTCCCTCCACTTCCGCCTCTTCAGCACCTTCTTCCACACCTGGCTCGCCATCAACAagctcgtcctcctcgcgctcgGCATCCGCCCGCTACACCCGTCCCTCCCCCTCGTCCCGTTCGTCCTCTGCGCCAGCCTCCCCATCAAGCTCCGCCTCAGCCagcagccgcccgccgccaagCGTtctccttcgtcgccgccgccaccgcccctcgCTGACTTCCTCCGTCCCTGCGCCCGGAGCTTTTTCTTCCTCAGCTGCCTCTTCGTGGCGTACCCGCACACGGGCTGGCTACCCGTGTACGCCGTCCACTTCCTATACTGCGTCCAGGTCTTCCTCACGCTCGACCTCGTCCTCTCCTCCGTCGCGCTCGCCTCGGCGACCGTCCTGGGCGCCGGCCTGGAGAGGCAGTTCAgcacgccgctcgccgtcgcatCGCTGAACGACTTCTGGGGGCGGCAGTGGAACCTGATGGCGGTGGACCTCCTCCGGGCGTCGGCGTACGAGCCCGTGCGCGCGCGGTGGGGCCGCGACGCCGGCGTGCTGGCGGCGTTCCTCATGTCGGGCCTGCTCCACGAGCTCCTCTACCTGTACCTGACGCTGCGGCGGCCCAGGGGGGAGATGGTGCTCTTCTTCATGCTCCACGGCGTGTCCCAGATCGCCGAGCGCTGGGCCAGGGCGGCCGGGCTGTGGCGGCCGCCCAAGGTGGCGGCGTACCTCCTCGTCAGCGCCTTCATGGTCGTCACCATATCGGAGCTCTTCTTCGGGCCGTTCATGAGGGCCGGGGCCGACGTGCGGCTgatggaggaggccgcggcgatgCTGCAGTTGATCATGGGCGTCTCGAGGCGTCTGCTCCGACCGTTTGGGGTGGTTTTGAGCCTCTAA
- the LOC127760813 gene encoding GDSL esterase/lipase At1g28600-like yields the protein MGSFSHQKHSISVYLVLVSAVLLLNSTLGLCGCYKRIFSFGDSIIDSGNFVHIAGDHPCPFKEPPFGMTYFKHPSGRISDGRVVIDFYAQALQLPFVPPSLPEKDRGQFPHGANFAVLASTALPPEYFRRRNHTVPMPFSLATQLEWFKQTLQRIAPGDAARRALLGESLILMGEIGGNDYNFWFLDHKPREVAYQFIPDVVASISSTVQELIGLGARTIMIPGNFPTGCVPAYLSAYRSGNPADYDEFRCLRWFNAFSAAHNQALLNEVSRLKAQHPGVRLIYADYFGAALQLFRNPRRFGINDPLLACCGGHGPYHTGATCDRTATVWGDPGSFANWDGVHMTEKAYHVIADGVLNGPFADPPLLHSC from the exons ATGGGCAGTTTCAGTCACCAGAAACATTCCATTTCCGTGTACCTCGTCCTCGTGTCCGCCGTCCTGCTGCTGAACTCAACCCTGGGTTTGTGTGGCTGCTACAAGCGCATCTTTAGCTTCGGCGACTCCATCATCGACAGCGGCAACTTCGTCCACATCGCCGGCGACCATCCGTGTCCGTTCAAGGAACCACCGTTTGGCATGACCTACTTCAAGCACCCCAGCGGCCGCATCTCTGATGGCCGTGTCGTTATTGATTTCTACG CGCAAGCACTCCAGCTTCCGTTTGTACCACCGAGTTTGCCCGAGAAGGACAGGGGGCAGTTCCCGCACGGCGCCAACTTCGCCGTGTTGGCCTCCacggcgctgccgccggagtACTTCAGAAGGCGGAACCACACCGTGCCGATGCCCTTCTCCCTCGCCACGCAGCTGGAGTGGTTCAAGCAAACGCTGCAGCGGATCGCTCCCGGGGACG CTGCTAGGAGAGCACTGCTCGGTGAGTCTCTTATCTTGATGGGTGAGATCGGCGGCAACGACTACAACTTTTGGTTCTTAGATCATAAACCTCGCGAGGTTGCTTACCAGTTCATCCCGGATGTCGTCGCCAGCATCAGCTCCACTGTCCAG GAGCTCATCGGTCTGGGCGCGAGGACGATCATGATCCCGGGGAACTTCCCGACCGGGTGCGTGCCGGCGTACCTGAGCGCCTACCGGAGCGGCAACCCGGCGGACTACGACGAGTTCCGCTGCCTCCGGTGGTTCAacgccttctccgccgcgcaCAACCAGGCGCTGCTCAACGAGGTCAGCCGGCTCAAGGCGCAGCACCCGGGCGTCAGGCTCATCTACGCCGACTACTTCGGCGCCGCCCTGCAACTCTTCCGTAATCCACGCAGATTCG GTATCAATGATCCTCTGCTCGCGTGCTGCGGCGGCCATGGCCCGTACCACACCGGCGCGACGTGCGACAGGACGGCGACAGTCTGGGGTGATCCGGGCAGTTTCGCCAACTGGGACGGTGTCCATATGACGGAGAAGGCGTACCATGTCATCGCCGACGGGGTGCTCAACGGGCCGTTCGCGGATCCTCCGTTGCTGCATAGTTGCTAG
- the LOC127777989 gene encoding phospholipase A1-II 2 isoform X2, producing the protein MFSCDMASRWRELHGSGHWDGLLDPLDVDLRRCLITYGEMIMATYEAFIGEHRSPNAGMCRYRRADLFRRVDVSHPGWYAATRYIYATANADVHGKVLLRPLCREGRATECNWMGYVAVATDEGAAALGRRDIVVAWRGTQRALEWVADLKLAPASAAGILGPEGADGTDPSVHRGYLSLYTSEDQCSELNKRSARMQVLTEIARLMDKYKDEETSITVIGHSLGATLATLNAADIAANSYNTSSLSPSGETRAPVTAVVFGSPRTGDRSFRDAFHRLRDLRMLRVRNRPDRIPHYPPVGYADVGVELLIDTRLSPFLRRHGSESQSHDLECHLHGVAGWHGDHRGFELVVDRDVALVNKFDDCLADEYPVPVRWKVHHNKSMVKGPDGRWVLQDHEPDDDDDDDD; encoded by the exons ATGTTCTCCTGCGACATGGCGAGCCGGTGGAGGGAGCTGCACGGCAGCGGCCACTGGGACGGCCTGCTCGACCCGCTGGACGTCGacctccgccgctgcctcaTCACCTACGGCGAGATGATCATGGCCACGTACGAGGCGTTCATCGGCGAGCACCGTTCCCCGAACGCCGGCATGTGCAGGTACCGCCGCGCCGACCTGTTCCGGCGCGTCGACGTGTCCCATCCGGGCTGGTACGCGGCCACACGGTACATCTACGCCACGGCCAACGCCGACGTGCACGGCAAGGTGCTGCTCCGGCCGCTGTGCCGGGAGGGACGCGCCACGGAGTGCAACTGGATGGGGTACGTCGCCGTGGCCACggacgagggcgccgccgcgctcgggCGGCGCGACATCGTGGTGGCGTGGCGCGGCACGCAGCGCGCGCTGGAGTGGGTGGCCGACCTCAAGCTCGCGCCCGCATCGGCGGCCGGGATCCTCGGCCCGGAGGGCGCCGACGGGACCGACCCGTCGGTGCACCGCGGCTACCTGTCGCTGTACACCTCGGAGGACCAATGCTCGGAGCTGAACAAGCGGAGCGCCAGGATGCAG GTATTGACAGAGATAGCGAGGCTGATGGACAAATACAAGGACGAGGAGACCAGCATCACCGTCATCGGCCACAGCCTGGGCGCCACCCTGGCCACCCTGAacgccgccgacatcgccgccaaCTCGTACAACACGTCCAGCCTCAGCCCGTCCGGCGAGACCCGCGCCCCGGTCACCGCCGTGGTGTTCGGCAGCCCGCGCACGGGCGACCGCAGCTTCCGCGACGCCTTCCACCGGCTCCGGGACCTCCGGATGCTCCGCGTCCGCAACCGGCCGGACCGCATCCCGCACTACCCGCCGGTGGGCTACGCCGACGTCGGCGTGGAGCTGCTGATCGACACGCGGCTGTCGCCGTTCCTCAGGCGCCACGGCAGCGAGTCGCAGTCGCACGACCTCGAGTGCCACCTGCACGGCGTCGCCGGGTGGCACGGCGACCACCGTGGGTTCGAGCTGGTGGTCGACCGGGACGTGGCGCTGGTGAACAAGTTCGACGACTGCCTGGCGGACGAGTACCCCGTGCCCGTGCGATGGAAGGTGCACCACAACAAGAGCATGGTGAAGGGTCCCGACGGGAGGTGGGTGTTGCAAGACCACGAGcctgatgacgacgacgacgatgacgattgA